One genomic segment of Amycolatopsis granulosa includes these proteins:
- the groL gene encoding chaperonin GroEL (60 kDa chaperone family; promotes refolding of misfolded polypeptides especially under stressful conditions; forms two stacked rings of heptamers to form a barrel-shaped 14mer; ends can be capped by GroES; misfolded proteins enter the barrel where they are refolded when GroES binds) — protein sequence MPKQINFDEDARRALERGVNKLADAVKVTLGPRGRHVVLDKKFGGPTITLDGVTVAREIELEDPFENLGAQLAKNVATKTNDVAGDGTTTATVLAQSLVKVGLRNVAAGANPAGLGKGIEAAAEKVIEVLKSRATPVKGRDNIAQVGTVTSRDATIGALLGEAVERVGEDGVITVEESSTLATELEITEGVQFDKGYLSAHFATDPEEQRAILENAYVLLHREKISALADLLPVLEKVAESKKPLLIIAEDVEGEALSTLVVNALRKTLVAVAVKAPFFGDRRKAFLDDLAVVTGAQVISSEVGLKLSEIGLDSLGTARRIEITKDNTTIVDGAGTKADIEARIAQIRKEIETTDSDWDREKLQERLAKLGGGVAVIKVGAATETELNERKHRIEDAVASTKAAVEEGIVPGGGSAIVHAVKELATLEAELSGDEATGVRIVRDALTAPLNWIAANAGYEGPVIVSKVQEQGWGYGFNAATGEITDLLQAGIVDPVKVTRSAVANAASIARLVLTTESTVVDKPAEESEDTGHGHGHAH from the coding sequence ATGCCCAAGCAGATCAACTTCGACGAGGACGCTCGTCGAGCGCTCGAGCGCGGCGTGAACAAGCTGGCCGACGCGGTCAAGGTCACCCTCGGCCCGCGTGGCCGGCACGTCGTGCTGGACAAGAAGTTCGGCGGCCCCACCATCACCCTCGACGGGGTCACCGTCGCGCGGGAGATCGAGCTGGAGGACCCGTTCGAGAACCTGGGTGCCCAGCTGGCCAAGAACGTGGCCACCAAGACCAACGACGTCGCCGGCGACGGCACCACCACGGCCACCGTGCTGGCGCAGTCGCTGGTGAAGGTCGGCCTCCGCAACGTGGCCGCCGGCGCCAACCCGGCCGGCCTCGGCAAGGGCATCGAGGCGGCCGCGGAGAAGGTCATCGAGGTGCTCAAGTCCAGGGCCACCCCGGTCAAGGGCCGCGACAACATCGCCCAGGTCGGCACGGTCACCTCGCGTGACGCCACCATCGGCGCCCTGCTCGGCGAGGCCGTGGAGCGGGTCGGCGAGGACGGTGTGATCACCGTGGAGGAGTCCTCCACGCTGGCCACCGAGCTCGAGATCACCGAAGGTGTGCAGTTCGACAAGGGTTACCTGTCGGCGCACTTCGCGACCGATCCGGAGGAGCAGCGGGCGATCCTGGAGAACGCCTACGTGCTGCTGCACCGGGAGAAGATCTCGGCGCTGGCCGACCTGCTGCCGGTCCTGGAGAAGGTCGCCGAGTCCAAGAAGCCGCTGCTGATCATCGCTGAGGACGTCGAGGGCGAGGCGCTGTCCACCCTGGTGGTCAACGCCCTGCGCAAGACCCTCGTCGCGGTCGCGGTGAAGGCGCCGTTCTTCGGTGACCGCCGCAAGGCGTTCCTGGACGACCTGGCCGTCGTCACCGGCGCCCAGGTCATCTCCTCCGAGGTGGGCCTGAAGCTGTCCGAGATCGGCCTCGACTCGCTGGGCACCGCCCGGCGCATCGAGATCACCAAGGACAACACGACGATCGTCGACGGTGCCGGCACCAAGGCCGACATCGAGGCCCGCATCGCGCAGATCCGCAAGGAGATCGAGACCACCGACTCCGACTGGGACCGCGAGAAGCTGCAGGAGCGGCTCGCGAAGCTGGGCGGCGGCGTGGCGGTGATCAAGGTCGGCGCGGCCACCGAGACCGAGCTGAACGAGCGCAAGCACCGCATCGAGGACGCCGTGGCTTCCACCAAGGCGGCCGTCGAGGAGGGCATCGTGCCCGGCGGTGGCTCGGCGATCGTGCACGCGGTCAAGGAACTGGCGACGCTCGAGGCCGAACTCTCCGGTGACGAGGCCACGGGTGTCCGCATCGTGCGGGACGCCCTGACCGCGCCGCTGAACTGGATCGCCGCGAACGCCGGCTACGAGGGCCCGGTCATCGTGTCCAAGGTGCAGGAGCAGGGCTGGGGCTACGGCTTCAACGCCGCGACCGGCGAGATCACCGACCTGCTGCAGGCCGGCATCGTCGACCCGGTCAAGGTCACCCGCTCCGCGGTCGCGAACGCGGCCTCCATCGCCCGTCTCGTCCTGACCACGGAGAGCACCGTGGTGGACAAGCCGGCCGAGGAGTCCGAGGACACCGGCCACGGTCACGGTCACGCACACTGA
- the groES gene encoding co-chaperone GroES: MSVNIKPLEDKIVVQTSEAEETTASGLVIPDTAKEKPQEGKVLAVGPGRVDDKGNRIPVDVNVGDVVIYSKYGGTEVKYNGEDYLILSARDVLAVVN; the protein is encoded by the coding sequence GTGAGCGTGAACATCAAACCGCTCGAGGACAAGATCGTTGTCCAGACGAGCGAGGCCGAGGAGACGACCGCCTCCGGCCTCGTCATCCCCGACACCGCCAAGGAGAAGCCCCAGGAGGGCAAGGTTCTGGCCGTGGGCCCGGGCCGTGTCGACGACAAGGGCAACCGCATCCCCGTCGACGTGAACGTCGGGGACGTCGTCATCTACTCGAAGTACGGCGGCACCGAGGTCAAGTACAACGGTGAGGACTACCTGATCCTGTCCGCTCGCGACGTGCTGGCTGTCGTCAACTGA
- a CDS encoding NADP-dependent oxidoreductase — protein sequence MRAVDVRALGGPEVLEVVDAPRPVPGPGEVLVRVHAAGVNPADWMLRRGLIEQWPFAPPFRLGLDFSGVVEETGEEVFGLVMSQWGAYAEYVAVPSSALAPKPAELDHVAAAASPTAVLTATQALAGVRPGQRVLIHAAAGGVGHVAVQVAKARGAYVIGTARSANHDFLRALGADELIDHTAVDFTTAVAGVDVVYDLVGGSYGSRSLEVLTPDGVLIDAQGNDATEDPRYRRFYVQPSGAELASAVEGVRVHVSQVLPLEDAAKAHELSESGRVRGKIVLTV from the coding sequence ATGAGAGCTGTCGATGTGCGGGCCCTGGGCGGGCCCGAGGTGCTGGAGGTCGTGGACGCGCCGCGTCCGGTGCCGGGACCGGGCGAGGTACTGGTGCGGGTGCACGCGGCGGGGGTGAACCCGGCGGACTGGATGCTGCGCCGTGGACTCATCGAGCAGTGGCCGTTCGCGCCGCCGTTCCGGCTCGGGCTGGACTTCTCCGGTGTGGTCGAGGAGACGGGGGAGGAGGTGTTCGGGCTGGTGATGTCGCAGTGGGGCGCGTACGCCGAGTACGTGGCGGTGCCGTCGTCGGCGTTGGCGCCCAAGCCGGCTGAGCTGGACCACGTCGCGGCCGCCGCGTCGCCAACAGCGGTGCTGACGGCGACCCAAGCGCTTGCCGGCGTGCGGCCGGGACAACGGGTGCTGATCCACGCGGCGGCCGGCGGGGTCGGGCACGTCGCGGTGCAGGTGGCGAAGGCGCGGGGCGCGTACGTGATCGGCACGGCGCGGTCGGCTAACCACGACTTCCTGCGCGCGCTCGGGGCGGACGAACTGATCGACCACACGGCGGTGGACTTCACGACGGCGGTCGCCGGGGTGGACGTGGTGTACGACCTGGTGGGCGGTTCCTACGGGTCACGCTCGCTCGAGGTCCTCACGCCGGACGGCGTGCTCATCGACGCGCAGGGCAACGACGCGACGGAGGACCCGCGCTACCGGCGGTTCTACGTGCAGCCCTCCGGCGCGGAGCTGGCGAGCGCGGTGGAGGGCGTCCGGGTGCACGTGTCGCAGGTGCTGCCGCTGGAGGACGCGGCGAAGGCCCACGAGCTGAGCGAGAGCGGCCGGGTGCGGGGGAAGATCGTGCTGACCGTGTAG
- a CDS encoding winged helix-turn-helix transcriptional regulator produces MDTVQSYLKACPARTVLDTLANKWSLLVLSSLRRHDGPMRFNELRRLLEGITQKSLTQTLRVLERDGLVDRAVYPTVPPRVEYAVTDLGAQVGDMFSVLGDWAQEHVDEILAAREAFDNRPTPGPVR; encoded by the coding sequence ATGGATACCGTCCAGTCCTACCTGAAGGCCTGCCCGGCCCGCACCGTGCTCGACACGCTCGCCAACAAGTGGAGCCTGCTGGTACTCAGCTCACTGCGCCGCCACGACGGCCCGATGCGGTTCAACGAGCTGCGCCGCCTGCTCGAGGGCATTACGCAGAAATCGCTCACCCAGACGCTGCGCGTCCTGGAGCGCGACGGCCTGGTCGACCGGGCCGTCTACCCGACCGTGCCGCCGCGGGTCGAATACGCGGTGACGGACCTGGGCGCGCAGGTCGGGGACATGTTCTCCGTCCTCGGCGACTGGGCCCAGGAGCACGTGGACGAGATCCTGGCGGCCCGGGAGGCGTTCGACAACCGGCCGACACCCGGACCGGTCCGGTAG